A single genomic interval of uncultured Desulfobulbus sp. harbors:
- a CDS encoding zinc ABC transporter substrate-binding protein, which translates to MYEKSISLFVAVLTAILISWHPCRAQNPPLHLLATTFPIYQITRNVVNGVDGIDLDLMIPAGLGCPHDYALTPQDMHKLAKADLLIINGLGMEEFLGAPLKKANARLQVIDSSAGIAGILQQKAEDHDEHADAHHHEEHQHHHHAGPNPHLFASPRMAALLAGNIAQALAQQKPDAAQALLTNGKAYSEQLQQLADTMSLAAKELVNRRIVTQHGVFDYLARDMGLEVVAVVQAHAGQSPSASEMLEIVKDIKEKKAGAVFTEPQYPAAIGQTLAREAGIQAARLDPVANGPENAPLNYYQQVMQTNLTTLEQTLGHR; encoded by the coding sequence ATGTACGAGAAATCAATTTCCCTGTTCGTGGCGGTACTGACCGCCATTCTGATCAGCTGGCACCCGTGTCGAGCGCAAAACCCGCCCCTGCACCTCCTTGCCACAACCTTTCCCATCTATCAGATCACGCGGAATGTGGTCAACGGCGTGGATGGAATCGACCTTGACCTGATGATTCCCGCCGGGCTGGGCTGCCCCCATGATTACGCCCTCACCCCACAGGACATGCACAAACTGGCCAAGGCCGATCTGCTGATCATCAACGGCCTGGGCATGGAAGAATTCCTCGGTGCCCCCCTGAAAAAAGCCAATGCCCGACTGCAGGTGATCGACAGCTCCGCTGGTATTGCAGGTATCCTCCAGCAAAAGGCGGAGGACCATGACGAACACGCGGATGCCCACCATCACGAGGAACACCAGCACCATCACCACGCCGGCCCCAATCCCCACCTTTTTGCCAGTCCGCGTATGGCCGCCCTGCTTGCGGGGAACATCGCCCAGGCCCTGGCCCAGCAGAAGCCCGATGCCGCACAGGCCTTGCTGACAAACGGCAAGGCGTACAGCGAACAGTTGCAGCAGTTGGCCGATACCATGTCTCTGGCCGCCAAGGAGCTGGTCAACAGACGGATCGTCACCCAGCACGGTGTCTTTGATTATCTGGCCCGCGATATGGGCCTGGAGGTGGTCGCCGTGGTTCAGGCCCATGCGGGTCAAAGCCCCTCGGCCTCGGAAATGCTTGAGATCGTGAAAGACATCAAGGAGAAAAAGGCGGGCGCGGTCTTCACCGAGCCCCAGTATCCGGCAGCCATCGGCCAAACCCTTGCCCGTGAGGCCGGTATACAGGCCGCCCGGCTGGATCCGGTTGCCAACGGACCGGAGAATGCGCCGCTGAACTATTACCAGCAGGTCATGCAGACAAACCTCACCACCCTGGAACAGACCCTTGGCCACCGCTAA
- a CDS encoding L,D-transpeptidase family protein, producing the protein MLLLSPSGRATFYALSALLLSLFLPYEGSSLRAEETPPLQPAPGLQSTTNNELPAPPPSATATPEQQLIQQRLEQLYYGEQPPTDQEPLYTTAYLFDLYRKNHFAPLWTNEENIRQLLSAIIAGADEGFIPDDYHLKSISRYHFEQPESMTLAQQVEYDLLLSDAFILLGQHKRFGKVDPTQVDEKHNLESTTPRTSPVDTYFKGITTGTVRTTLDQLSPHHQAYVALKGALSRYKVIAGQGGWPQVPLGPSLRPGMVDTRVSSLRHRLAVTGDYPSPWKGKGNLYDPALVTAVKAFQKRHHLEADGVIGKNTLVAMNITAEERIKQIRVNLERTRWIIHDLPSSSLIVDIAGFTLQYYHDNQQVWSSKVMVGKPYHQTPIFRSAITYIVLNPTWTITPDIIKNETVPTIIRDPGFLAKQNLRVLDREGNEVDPGLIPWQQYRGRYFPYIIRQNAGRDNALGLIKFMFPNPYHVYLHDTPTKSLFGRTRRAFSHGCIRVQNPLDLGRMILANDTGNPTTPERMNQILASGKTVTVILKQPLPIYLMYLTTNVSDGKVMFKPDLYQRDNSIFAALNGPPSSLKLTSQVPEAKGPANNEQVHVNPSVRLVQIKEQERENANAQDTL; encoded by the coding sequence ATGTTGCTGTTAAGCCCATCAGGACGTGCCACCTTTTACGCTCTTTCCGCCCTGCTGCTCTCCCTCTTCCTTCCCTACGAGGGATCTTCCCTTCGTGCCGAGGAGACGCCCCCTTTGCAGCCCGCTCCCGGCCTGCAAAGCACGACGAACAACGAGCTACCTGCACCACCGCCATCCGCAACGGCAACCCCAGAACAGCAGCTGATTCAGCAGCGACTGGAACAGCTGTATTACGGCGAGCAGCCACCCACGGATCAAGAACCGCTCTATACCACGGCGTACCTCTTTGATTTGTACAGGAAGAATCATTTTGCCCCGCTGTGGACCAATGAGGAGAATATCCGCCAGCTCCTTTCCGCCATCATTGCAGGCGCAGACGAGGGATTTATTCCCGACGACTATCACCTCAAGAGCATCAGCCGATACCATTTTGAACAGCCGGAGAGTATGACGCTGGCCCAGCAGGTCGAGTACGATCTGTTGCTCTCGGATGCCTTTATTCTTCTGGGGCAGCATAAACGCTTCGGCAAGGTCGATCCGACCCAGGTCGACGAAAAGCACAATCTGGAATCCACCACGCCGCGCACATCTCCGGTGGATACTTATTTCAAGGGCATCACCACCGGCACCGTGCGGACAACGCTTGACCAGCTTTCCCCGCATCACCAGGCCTATGTGGCTCTCAAGGGAGCCTTGAGCCGTTATAAAGTCATCGCCGGTCAAGGGGGATGGCCCCAGGTCCCCCTGGGCCCCAGCCTGCGTCCGGGAATGGTGGATACACGGGTATCGTCATTACGGCACCGTCTTGCCGTGACTGGCGATTACCCGTCTCCCTGGAAGGGAAAAGGCAACCTGTATGATCCCGCGCTGGTGACGGCGGTCAAGGCGTTCCAAAAGCGTCACCATCTGGAAGCCGACGGTGTTATCGGCAAGAACACCTTGGTGGCCATGAACATTACCGCCGAGGAGCGGATTAAACAGATCCGGGTCAACCTGGAACGGACCCGCTGGATTATCCACGATCTTCCAAGCTCGAGCCTGATTGTTGATATTGCCGGGTTCACGCTGCAGTACTACCACGATAACCAGCAGGTCTGGTCCAGCAAGGTCATGGTCGGCAAGCCATATCATCAGACGCCGATTTTTCGTTCGGCCATCACCTACATCGTGCTCAATCCGACCTGGACCATAACACCGGATATCATTAAAAATGAGACCGTACCCACTATTATCAGGGATCCTGGATTTCTGGCCAAACAGAACCTGCGGGTCCTTGATCGTGAGGGCAATGAGGTTGATCCCGGACTGATTCCCTGGCAGCAGTACCGGGGCAGGTATTTTCCCTATATCATCCGTCAGAATGCGGGGCGGGACAATGCCCTGGGACTGATCAAATTCATGTTCCCCAACCCGTACCACGTCTATCTCCATGATACCCCGACAAAATCTCTCTTCGGAAGAACTCGCCGCGCATTCAGCCACGGCTGCATTCGGGTGCAGAACCCCCTTGATCTCGGACGCATGATTCTGGCAAACGATACCGGCAATCCAACGACTCCAGAGAGGATGAATCAAATCCTTGCCTCAGGCAAGACCGTTACCGTTATCCTCAAACAGCCTTTGCCGATTTATCTGATGTATCTGACAACCAACGTCAGCGACGGCAAGGTGATGTTCAAACCGGATCTTTACCAGCGGGACAACAGTATTTTTGCAGCCCTGAACGGACCGCCTTCATCACTGAAACTGACCAGCCAGGTACCGGAGGCCAAGGGGCCGGCCAACAATGAGCAGGTCCATGTCAACCCATCGGTCCGCCTGGTGCAGATCAAAGAACAAGAAAGGGAAAATGCAAATGCGCAAGATACCCTGTGA
- a CDS encoding NfeD family protein → MMFANLSPVLLWFLAGVFFLVLELMLPGLIVFFFGLGAWCAALVLYLWPMELSYQLLVFLISSVFFLVVLRSTLKKVFLGRTLEPDAMDSALPLTGTAEVIEDIVPPALGKVKYGGSFWQASAEVPLTKGMIVRVLEKKNLTIKVGAMDTQGEG, encoded by the coding sequence ATGATGTTTGCGAACCTTTCACCGGTGCTGCTCTGGTTTTTGGCCGGAGTGTTTTTTTTGGTCCTTGAGTTGATGCTTCCTGGGCTGATCGTCTTTTTTTTCGGACTCGGTGCCTGGTGTGCGGCATTGGTCCTGTACCTTTGGCCGATGGAGTTGTCTTACCAACTCCTGGTTTTTCTTATCAGCAGCGTTTTCTTTTTGGTGGTGTTGCGTTCCACCTTGAAAAAAGTGTTTCTCGGGCGGACCCTGGAACCGGATGCCATGGATTCTGCTCTGCCTTTGACCGGCACAGCCGAGGTTATTGAGGATATTGTGCCGCCGGCACTCGGCAAGGTGAAATACGGCGGATCCTTTTGGCAGGCCAGTGCAGAGGTGCCGTTGACCAAAGGCATGATCGTTCGCGTATTGGAGAAAAAGAACCTGACCATCAAGGTCGGGGCAATGGATACACAGGGAGAAGGGTGA
- a CDS encoding stomatin-like protein produces the protein MDSFLIGVLVLVGFVVIILFKTAVVVAQQYEYVIERLGKYRTTLEAGFHILVPFLDKVAYKRSLKEESIDIPAQTCITADNVTMEVDGCLYMQVVNSRLSAYGIENYHFAVAQLAQTSLRSAIGKINLDNTFEARETLNQQVVQALDEASQNWGVKVLRYEIKDIQPPRSVLDAMEKQMKAEREKRAEIAKSEGLRQSTINRAEGERAEAIARSEGEKMRRINEAEGQAQEILKVAEATAEGIRKVAEALSAPGGTDAANLDVAKRYIDQFGKLAKESNTLILPANLTDVSTMVATALTTLESTKRVEKALP, from the coding sequence ATGGATAGTTTTTTAATCGGTGTTCTGGTCCTGGTTGGCTTTGTTGTTATTATCCTCTTCAAAACCGCTGTGGTGGTGGCTCAGCAGTACGAATACGTCATCGAGCGGCTTGGAAAGTATCGGACGACCCTGGAAGCGGGGTTTCATATCCTGGTTCCCTTTCTCGACAAGGTTGCCTACAAGCGGAGCCTGAAGGAGGAATCCATCGATATCCCCGCACAGACCTGTATTACCGCCGACAATGTCACCATGGAGGTCGACGGTTGTCTTTACATGCAGGTGGTCAACTCGCGTCTCTCCGCCTACGGCATCGAGAATTATCATTTCGCGGTGGCCCAGCTTGCGCAGACGAGCCTGCGTTCGGCCATCGGCAAGATCAACCTGGACAATACCTTTGAGGCCCGCGAAACGTTGAACCAGCAGGTGGTGCAGGCCTTGGACGAGGCCTCGCAGAACTGGGGGGTCAAGGTGCTTCGCTATGAGATCAAGGACATCCAGCCGCCACGGAGCGTACTCGATGCCATGGAGAAACAGATGAAGGCCGAGCGGGAAAAACGGGCGGAGATTGCCAAGTCCGAGGGGTTGCGTCAGTCAACGATCAACCGTGCCGAGGGCGAGCGGGCCGAGGCCATTGCCCGTTCTGAAGGGGAAAAGATGCGGCGCATCAATGAGGCCGAAGGTCAAGCGCAGGAGATTCTCAAGGTGGCCGAGGCGACCGCGGAGGGAATTCGCAAGGTGGCGGAGGCCCTGAGTGCTCCAGGAGGTACGGATGCGGCCAATCTGGATGTGGCCAAGCGTTATATTGATCAGTTCGGCAAACTGGCCAAGGAGAGCAATACCCTGATTCTTCCGGCCAACCTCACCGATGTCTCCACCATGGTGGCCACAGCCCTGACCACCCTGGAGAGCACCAAAAGAGTCGAGAAGGCTCTTCCCTGA
- a CDS encoding helical backbone metal receptor — protein sequence MFSIAIPLHGAEVLQEAYPARLVSLSPLLTENIFLLGAGDRLVGNTVYCQRPEAARLVEKIGSVQELSIEKIVSLRPDLVLSINLNPPQQVGQLRNLGLQVETFRQPASFTDICLQFHRLGDLLGLEQQAEAIIARAQAKVNAVQAAVGPLPKAKVFLQVGASPLFSSVKNSFTHDFIDLAGGINIAGEQRSGTMKVEQVIALNPQVIIIAVMGSEGGIGADQKKHWLVFPTLDAVRDQRVYLLDPDLVCSPSPLTFADTLVTFARLIHPQTAGKLPATDTLP from the coding sequence ATGTTCTCCATCGCCATACCCCTGCATGGTGCGGAGGTGTTGCAGGAGGCCTATCCCGCCCGCCTGGTTTCGCTCAGCCCGCTGCTGACGGAAAATATTTTCCTGCTCGGCGCCGGAGATCGACTGGTGGGCAACACGGTCTACTGTCAGCGGCCCGAGGCGGCCCGCCTGGTTGAAAAAATCGGATCGGTGCAGGAATTGAGCATCGAGAAAATCGTCAGCCTCCGTCCCGACCTGGTGCTTTCGATCAACCTCAATCCGCCGCAGCAGGTAGGGCAACTCCGTAACCTCGGCTTGCAGGTAGAGACCTTTCGCCAACCGGCCTCGTTTACTGACATCTGCCTGCAGTTTCATCGACTTGGAGACTTGCTTGGTTTAGAGCAGCAGGCCGAGGCCATCATCGCCCGGGCACAGGCCAAGGTGAATGCGGTGCAGGCGGCCGTAGGCCCGCTTCCCAAAGCAAAGGTCTTTCTTCAGGTTGGTGCCAGCCCGCTCTTTTCCTCGGTCAAGAACTCGTTCACCCATGACTTTATCGATCTGGCCGGCGGCATCAACATTGCCGGCGAGCAACGCTCCGGAACGATGAAAGTCGAACAGGTCATAGCCCTCAACCCCCAGGTGATCATCATTGCGGTGATGGGTTCGGAAGGCGGTATCGGCGCCGACCAGAAGAAACACTGGCTTGTTTTCCCCACCCTCGATGCCGTACGTGACCAGCGGGTCTATCTGCTTGATCCGGACCTGGTCTGCAGCCCTTCTCCGCTCACCTTTGCCGATACCCTGGTGACCTTTGCCCGGCTGATCCATCCGCAAACAGCCGGCAAACTTCCTGCCACCGACACACTGCCGTAA
- a CDS encoding PilZ domain-containing protein produces MEKKVNWDSIPSLEGLEIDWEYGKNKVQDQRAFVRLNLDDMGQLFAVSEIKVKIATMQQVHNGVLLDISTGGAAVRLPKSLEVGQPIKVGFVLSSVRVVSKGQVRHVCPIDGGYKIGVQFIELDLAAQDFLSGLYASKVFRHAY; encoded by the coding sequence ATGGAAAAAAAGGTCAATTGGGATTCGATTCCTTCCTTGGAAGGACTGGAAATTGATTGGGAATACGGGAAAAACAAAGTGCAGGACCAGCGGGCTTTTGTTCGTTTGAACCTGGATGATATGGGGCAGTTGTTCGCGGTCAGTGAAATCAAGGTGAAAATTGCCACCATGCAGCAGGTGCATAACGGAGTCTTGCTGGATATCAGCACCGGGGGGGCCGCGGTGAGGCTTCCCAAATCATTGGAAGTCGGTCAGCCGATAAAAGTTGGATTCGTGCTCAGTTCCGTTCGCGTGGTCAGCAAGGGGCAGGTGCGGCATGTCTGTCCGATAGATGGTGGATACAAAATCGGGGTACAGTTTATCGAATTAGACTTAGCTGCCCAGGATTTTCTTTCCGGCCTCTATGCATCCAAAGTTTTTCGGCACGCGTATTAG
- a CDS encoding sigma 54-interacting transcriptional regulator, with protein sequence METSTVDKSFTSISNNRKIGKGDDPTLVREQARRDIRDNSVNNKKKQRENPQEKCKETYEDSPDTFSRNILESIADGAFTVNHKFEITSFNRAAEIITGFDRNEAIGMKCYNVFRANICIDDCALNKSIKTGKDIVNQHYTIKDVDGDEVKVSVCTSVLRNSKEEMIGGVETFRDISSLCCLRKKITKKYNFHNIISKNHKIQKIFSTLPAISQSESNVLIEGESGSGKELFAQAIHKLSHKTGPFVALNCAALPDDLLESELFGYKKGAFTGAIKDKPGKFSLAENGTIFLDEIGDISPALQVKLLRVLQENEFEPLGATTTVKTNARVIAATNRNLKEMIENNEFRNDLFFRLNVIHISIPPFSERREDIPLLIQHFINKFRKLSRKNIQAVCPAVLNVLMQYDFPGNVRELENIIEHCFVMCRDTVIDIESLPEEVRKSVIDTVIEQDDTAEANPLSNAEASTIIAALHRYGGHRKKTADHLGVDKTTLWRKMKKYDITYPPVGFKLNEQQPPDKL encoded by the coding sequence ATGGAAACAAGTACTGTTGACAAAAGCTTCACCTCCATTTCTAATAATAGAAAAATCGGAAAAGGCGATGATCCCACTCTGGTTCGAGAACAGGCGAGGCGAGACATCCGAGACAACAGCGTGAACAATAAAAAAAAACAGCGCGAGAACCCGCAAGAAAAATGCAAGGAGACCTACGAGGATTCCCCGGATACCTTCAGCAGGAACATTCTCGAATCTATCGCTGATGGGGCTTTTACGGTAAACCATAAATTCGAGATAACCTCATTCAACCGTGCAGCTGAAATAATTACTGGATTCGATAGAAACGAGGCAATTGGCATGAAATGTTATAATGTTTTTCGTGCTAATATTTGCATCGACGACTGCGCTTTAAACAAATCAATTAAAACAGGTAAGGATATAGTTAATCAACACTACACAATTAAAGATGTTGATGGAGATGAAGTTAAGGTATCTGTCTGCACTTCTGTTTTGCGAAACAGTAAAGAAGAAATGATTGGTGGGGTTGAAACATTCAGAGATATTTCAAGCCTTTGTTGTTTGCGAAAAAAGATTACAAAAAAATATAATTTTCACAACATAATCAGTAAAAATCATAAAATTCAAAAAATTTTTTCAACCCTTCCTGCTATCTCTCAAAGTGAGAGCAATGTTTTAATAGAAGGTGAAAGCGGCTCTGGCAAAGAATTATTTGCACAGGCTATTCATAAGTTAAGCCATAAAACCGGTCCATTCGTAGCATTGAACTGCGCAGCCCTGCCTGACGATCTGCTCGAATCTGAATTATTTGGCTACAAAAAAGGAGCATTCACCGGCGCTATCAAAGACAAACCCGGTAAATTTTCATTGGCTGAAAACGGGACTATTTTCCTTGATGAAATAGGCGACATTTCCCCTGCACTTCAAGTTAAACTGCTTCGCGTTCTGCAAGAGAATGAATTTGAGCCTTTGGGCGCAACGACAACAGTGAAAACGAATGCACGTGTTATTGCTGCTACCAATAGAAATCTCAAGGAAATGATTGAGAATAATGAATTTCGCAATGACCTTTTCTTTCGTTTAAATGTCATACATATCTCCATCCCCCCGTTCAGTGAGCGTAGGGAGGATATCCCCTTACTTATCCAACATTTCATCAATAAATTCAGAAAGTTATCAAGAAAAAATATCCAGGCAGTCTGCCCTGCTGTTCTCAATGTTTTGATGCAGTATGATTTCCCCGGAAATGTACGGGAACTTGAAAATATAATTGAACATTGTTTTGTCATGTGCCGGGACACAGTCATCGATATTGAGAGTCTTCCTGAGGAAGTCCGTAAGTCAGTCATCGATACGGTTATCGAACAGGATGATACCGCTGAAGCAAACCCTCTCTCAAATGCAGAAGCAAGCACCATCATAGCGGCTCTGCATCGATATGGCGGCCATAGAAAGAAAACAGCGGATCATCTTGGTGTTGACAAAACAACCCTTTGGCGAAAAATGAAAAAATACGATATCACCTACCCACCTGTTGGTTTTAAACTAAATGAACAACAACCACCTGATAAACTGTAG
- a CDS encoding cytochrome b/b6 domain-containing protein: protein MSQNENMIYVHPAPVRIWHWINAVGFVLLICTGIQIRYAETITLMTLNHAITLHNYIGLIVVANYFIWLAYYLGSGKIQIYIPDFRDLIPQMIKQVRYYGYGIFKGAPNPHIMTPHNKFNPLQQQAYLIIMIFIVPAQIITGIYLWRIAGYEEYINLLGGIKIIDTIHVILSFFFISFIIIHCYLSTLGSSPSAHFKSMITGYEEHH, encoded by the coding sequence ATGTCTCAAAATGAAAATATGATCTACGTACATCCGGCCCCAGTGCGTATTTGGCACTGGATTAATGCAGTTGGTTTTGTCTTGCTCATTTGCACCGGCATTCAAATCCGTTATGCAGAGACCATAACCCTAATGACCTTAAATCATGCGATAACCCTACATAATTACATTGGATTAATAGTTGTCGCCAATTATTTTATCTGGTTGGCTTACTACCTCGGGTCTGGGAAAATACAAATATATATACCTGATTTTCGTGATCTTATCCCTCAAATGATTAAACAGGTACGTTACTATGGATATGGGATTTTTAAAGGTGCCCCCAATCCCCACATCATGACACCGCACAACAAATTTAATCCTCTGCAGCAACAGGCCTACCTAATAATAATGATTTTCATTGTTCCCGCGCAGATTATAACCGGAATCTACCTCTGGAGGATTGCGGGATACGAGGAATATATCAACCTGTTGGGAGGGATAAAAATAATTGACACGATCCATGTCATCCTTTCTTTCTTTTTCATTTCCTTCATCATTATTCATTGCTACCTATCAACACTCGGCAGTAGCCCTTCCGCACATTTCAAGTCAATGATCACGGGTTACGAGGAGCATCACTGA
- a CDS encoding multiheme c-type cytochrome — protein MDMTKSSLHIDEEAFKHSVHNMNGVMCVDCHVIKKPYWDENFPHASPLQPVHCARCHKEAAVEFEESVHMAMRTKGITMKCYACHGYHNVKKMASASVPERMDYICLKCHNPDQTHDWLPSKKSHFANVDCVVCHSPGAPRHTHLKFYDLATNTYFQTDSLMEKIGVKSEGFMTTVDTDKDGCINQGEFDDLMLRLKLKNIRTVIHAELVAAIDATAHRIINGGAQKECGKCHSSNSSYFRDVNIVFSDPDVEIIHHKVDRAVLESYYVSHFYLLGGTRIKFLDKIGLVIVGCSACIVLGHLSVRIFTIPWRRKNKFKKDH, from the coding sequence ATGGATATGACGAAGTCCTCATTACACATAGATGAGGAGGCATTCAAACATTCCGTCCATAATATGAATGGAGTAATGTGCGTTGATTGCCATGTTATCAAGAAACCCTATTGGGACGAAAACTTCCCCCATGCATCACCACTGCAACCTGTTCACTGTGCACGCTGCCACAAAGAGGCAGCTGTCGAGTTCGAGGAGAGCGTCCATATGGCGATGCGTACAAAAGGGATAACCATGAAGTGCTATGCATGTCATGGCTACCATAATGTGAAGAAGATGGCGTCGGCTTCTGTTCCAGAACGGATGGATTATATCTGCCTGAAGTGTCACAACCCGGACCAGACTCATGACTGGCTCCCCTCTAAGAAGTCCCATTTTGCAAACGTTGATTGCGTTGTCTGCCATTCACCCGGTGCCCCGCGACATACTCACCTGAAATTTTATGACCTGGCTACCAACACGTACTTTCAAACCGATTCTTTGATGGAAAAAATTGGAGTGAAGAGTGAAGGCTTCATGACAACAGTTGATACGGATAAAGATGGTTGCATAAATCAGGGTGAATTCGACGATCTTATGCTCAGATTGAAGTTGAAAAATATTCGTACGGTTATCCATGCTGAACTTGTTGCGGCTATAGACGCCACAGCACATAGAATAATTAATGGAGGCGCCCAAAAAGAGTGCGGGAAATGTCACTCTTCCAATTCTTCATACTTCAGAGATGTCAACATTGTATTTTCCGACCCGGACGTTGAAATAATACACCATAAGGTTGATCGTGCGGTATTGGAAAGCTATTACGTGAGCCACTTTTACCTTCTTGGTGGAACGAGAATAAAATTTCTCGATAAAATCGGACTGGTCATTGTTGGCTGTAGCGCATGTATTGTGCTTGGCCACTTATCAGTCAGGATATTCACCATTCCATGGCGCAGAAAAAACAAATTCAAAAAAGATCATTGA
- the tnpA gene encoding IS200/IS605 family transposase, translating into MYDEQSLSHTKWDCKYHVIWIPKYRKKSIFGDLRKYLGKIFRELARQKECTVIEEDLMPDHVHILLSIPPKYSVSQIVGFIKGKSAIQIARNFQGRKKNFVGQNFWARGYYVSTVGKDEEAVRVYIQHQEKEDKRMDQLNLFE; encoded by the coding sequence ATGTACGACGAACAAAGCCTAAGCCACACCAAGTGGGATTGCAAGTATCACGTCATCTGGATACCGAAGTACCGTAAGAAATCGATCTTCGGAGACTTGCGGAAATATTTGGGTAAAATATTTCGAGAATTGGCCAGACAGAAAGAATGCACAGTGATCGAAGAGGATTTGATGCCAGATCATGTCCATATCTTGCTTTCGATTCCACCCAAATACTCGGTGTCCCAGATAGTGGGCTTTATCAAAGGAAAAAGCGCAATTCAAATTGCCCGTAACTTTCAAGGTAGAAAGAAGAATTTTGTTGGGCAGAATTTTTGGGCACGAGGTTATTACGTATCTACAGTTGGTAAGGATGAAGAGGCTGTAAGGGTATATATCCAACACCAGGAAAAAGAAGACAAACGAATGGATCAACTCAATTTGTTTGAATAG